From Rubripirellula reticaptiva, the proteins below share one genomic window:
- a CDS encoding TlpA family protein disulfide reductase: MSNADSSRTKSVPIWILLLATIVVCSVGTLAFVFVHLTPPLDPVTQQRLNASQRELEEMVGKPASPLLGGQWIGGTKPVVSDKPQLLFFWATWCSACEPYLIELQDLVGDDAVIIGMHPAGTDPLEVERAIQRMQLRYPTFLANDERGPTAPIANYPVTFFPYSILVNSDGTVVSHGAGFKETKAKLLMTSQQARESGR; this comes from the coding sequence ATGTCGAACGCTGATTCCTCAAGAACCAAGTCAGTACCGATCTGGATCCTGCTACTTGCGACCATCGTTGTTTGTTCGGTCGGCACGCTAGCGTTCGTGTTCGTTCACCTAACACCCCCCTTGGACCCAGTCACTCAGCAGCGGTTGAACGCGTCGCAGCGAGAACTGGAAGAAATGGTTGGCAAGCCAGCATCGCCTCTCCTTGGTGGACAATGGATAGGCGGGACAAAACCTGTCGTTTCTGACAAACCTCAGTTGCTTTTCTTCTGGGCGACATGGTGCTCGGCCTGTGAGCCCTATCTTATCGAGCTACAAGATCTTGTGGGCGATGACGCCGTCATCATTGGGATGCACCCAGCCGGAACTGATCCGCTGGAAGTTGAGCGGGCGATTCAGAGAATGCAGTTGCGTTATCCCACTTTCCTCGCGAACGACGAGAGAGGTCCAACTGCTCCCATCGCGAATTACCCGGTAACTTTCTTTCCGTACTCAATCCTCGTCAATTCCGATGGTACCGTCGTCTCACACGGCGCAGGCTTTAAAGAAACCAAGGCAAAACTATTGATGACGTCCCAGCAGGCTCGCGAATCGGGGCGATGA
- a CDS encoding DUF4303 domain-containing protein, translating to MSKAAYDNLNYSTLRESVASAASDIVAASMNALGDETIYGFAFCPDEDLQSMFWMANTEESLASSAAKLHKQAAKHGSDQTLEEITEILRFGCPEWAYGEESLDISVPFDSDLGLHEIWAAFRRLGLDGVDYDKGFAIVRAKCLDAIANGLRDYRKTASLKRDFVLLVQFPDSGDIPVLLKLAKQTNSPQTFRRLKAVYELE from the coding sequence ATGAGCAAGGCAGCGTACGACAACCTCAACTATTCTACGCTACGGGAATCCGTTGCTTCTGCCGCCTCGGATATTGTTGCCGCATCCATGAATGCGCTCGGCGATGAAACCATCTATGGTTTTGCCTTCTGCCCTGACGAAGATTTGCAGTCCATGTTCTGGATGGCAAACACAGAGGAGTCGCTTGCGTCGTCTGCAGCAAAACTCCACAAGCAAGCAGCCAAACACGGCAGCGACCAGACCCTCGAAGAAATCACCGAAATCCTACGTTTTGGCTGCCCAGAGTGGGCGTATGGGGAGGAATCGTTGGATATCTCGGTTCCGTTCGACTCGGATCTCGGCCTTCATGAAATATGGGCGGCGTTTCGTAGGCTTGGTCTGGATGGTGTCGATTACGACAAAGGGTTTGCGATTGTTAGGGCAAAATGTCTCGATGCAATCGCGAATGGGCTTCGAGACTATCGCAAAACGGCTTCGCTGAAGCGTGATTTTGTCTTGCTCGTCCAATTCCCCGACTCTGGCGATATCCCCGTACTTCTCAAGTTGGCAAAGCAAACAAACTCGCCACAGACGTTCCGAAGGCTTAAGGCGGTGTACGAACTCGAGTGA